The Sesamum indicum cultivar Zhongzhi No. 13 linkage group LG6, S_indicum_v1.0, whole genome shotgun sequence genomic interval GGCAAAACGGATCGTCGACAGCAGGGTTCGAACCTGCGCGGGCGAAGCCCAACAGATTTCAAGTCTGTCTCCTTAACCACTCGGACATATCGACCTTTTTGCAACGTTTAGATCTAGTCTTCTTCCtatccaattatttttcaatatgatAACAATTCACATAGAAAGAGTTAACAACAGCACATGCTGCAAACAAACATTCCTATTACACTAAAGTTGTAACTCCTCACTCTAATTGTCAACTTGTAACGCTTATTTCCACTAATagtcttaaaattataatgttgtCTAACCTAAAGAATGAGTTGTCTGAGTATTTTCTTAGCGATAGTCTTTTATGGTCAAGTTAATACTAATTCTGAAAGAGGTGCTTAAAGTTTTCCTGACAATAGCCTTTCGTATTTACTCGCTCTCAGCACCGAGATGAagcattatttttttgacGCCAACCCTTCGACCCTTAACATGTACAcgtcatatatataaattttttattaaataaaatatatgatgttaTCTTTATACACGTGACATCTATATCTTAAATAAGATAGAAGATGCAAcatgatttaaaatagaaatttcaattcaaaaaattttacagAATTACACGTTATCAtaatttccttctttttggAAAGCAATTAACTAAGATTACCTATGATTTgcattatttgataattagtTTTCAAGTACAAAAATTTGAGGTTAATTGGAATTCATAGTCCACATCAGAATTAGGGTGGACCATGTCATAATACAAATCTATATTAGACTAATTTTGTAATGTCTAAAATTACCAGGGACCataattgcaataaaattataatttgagcctcaaagaagaaagaattacCAGCATATAAAAACCACTGCTCGCTTCTACAGCAGTAAAAGGGTAATACGGGTGAAAACATGGATTCGCCCACGGAGGAAGAAAAACCTTGCACAACGGAGGACAAAACGCAGAGGACAAAGCGAATTTCCGAGGTTCTTTGCACACCGGAGTCCCAAGTGAAGAAGACGAAGAGAATTTCGAAGGTATTCTCTTGATTTTCTATGTTACATTGTTTGAAGTTGTAGCAAAGAAATCTTTGTGTCTTACTGAATTAAcctaatattttggtatatatgTGTTGCGCCGTGGAGAAAATCGGCGGTATTTATGTGTGTTCTTAATTTCGTTGTGATTGATATCCGGGGAAACGTTTTGTGTATGCATCCTGCTGATTTGTTTCTCTCACTTTTTCCCGTTTCTGGTTCGTGGGATTTTGTTTCTGATAATTGGGGTTTCGTTATTTGCCAATTTTCTATTGATGCAACGAATTTTTCAGGAGAAAAACCCAGATTTTATGTTATGTACAATCTGAACATTTGCATGTATACTTGCTTGAACTAATGAGCAGGAATAGAGACGGTATGATTTCTGTTTTaagtgttttttctttttcttttttttttttggttgtttgaaaatatttttttcccctttttctaCAATTAAAGTGTCTGTATCCTTTTTCCCGGGGAGAAAAAACTTATATTCAAGCACTTGATTTGATTCCGTGTAGCCTAATTGTCTTGACCTAACTCTTATCTGATTTTGTTTCAGCGATCTCCTGTTCTGAAGAACACAATCGATACATGGGCTGCTCAATGCAAAGAATGCTGCAAATGGAGAGTAATACCAACCCAAGAAGAGTATGAagaaattagaagaaaattcaCGGAGGACCCCTTCACTTGCAATAAGAAACACAACGTGTCCTGCGATGATCCGTCTGATCTTGAGTATGGCGGTGAGCGCATATGGGTTATTGACAAGCCAAATATCCCCAAAACCCCCATTGGTTTCCAGAGGGGGCTAGTTTTGAGAAAGGATTACTCGAAGATGGATTGCTATTATGTGACTCCAAATGGCAAGAAGCTCAGGGCCTCCACTGAAGTTGCTGCATTCTTGGGGGAGCACCCGGAGTACAAGGATGTTTCTGAAGCAGATTTTAGTTTCAGTACTCCAAGGATCATGGCTGACACTCTTCCACAAAATGTGGCTGGTAAGAAGGGATCAAGTGGTCAGGTTGATTGAGAACTAAACTGCTGGTTGAAAGGGTTgtttatgtattaaattatcttcTTATGCTAGTTTTATAcctttattcattatttttgtaaggACCTTTCAGCTGGTGCCTgtgatttaataaatgaaagttCATTGCCGAAATTGTTTTGCCCAAGGATAAAAAAGACACAATAATAAATTCCGTTTATATATACGATCTATATGCAAacacaaactttatttttcttcagtATACTTCAACAGGGTTACCCGTAAGAAGAAACAAGGAAATAAAGGTGTTCAAATTATTGGAATAGAAACCCATGAATCAAGAAATAGCTGATTTATACATGATATTGTAGTTAAAATGTGAAGATTATGGATTGTCAATAAATTTGTCGTGGCTACTGAACCAATCAAGTAATATTCTTTTCAAGTGAGAAGATGCAAAGTTGATCATATACAGATGGAAATATAATTGTCAGGATACTGAACACCATTATACAATCCTGCGCAAGTCACTATGAGTCTCAAATGCTTAGAGTAGTTTTGATGCATTACTAGCCCAAAAAACTAAGTCTCTCAAAATGGAAGTTTACATTTCAATGAGAAACAAAGTTTTAAGAATGACATATATTCTTCCAACGTAAGCAACATAATATTGATGTTAACTCTGTATAAGTGCTAGAGTGTAATTAAGAGTCTTCTGCTCTTAAGAGCTCACAGAATATGTTCCTTTGTCGGTCACCTTTTCTCCCAGGCATATGCACATGGGTTTGTAGACACGCAGATTTAGATGCAAAATAGAGTAGCCAGGATCCACTTACAATTTGACAGCAAAAGTTTCTCTGTAGTCTGGCTAACTATTATTGTTGAGCTTCCACTTGAAGGCCTGAATTCCTGTGGCCAGATGTAATGTCTCCTTCATGATGCGTGTGCTGGATCCTTGTTATCTTCAATTTTTATCTGATCATTCAACATTCTTCTAAGTGTCAATGTGAACAGATTACTACTGTAATATTGAATGTCTCTTGTAACGTTGTTAAGCATTCTAAATGTAGAAgcatttgatttttcaattcaCATATTTCTTACCGATGTTAGAATGCACAATTTACAGAAATGAACAGCACTAAGGTATTGAAAGAGATGAGTGTCAATTTCAGGAGACCACTAGTGGTTTTGATGCATCAATACGCCATAAATGTCTAGATTGTCATCTGTTTGGAGGTGCATATGCATTGTCAGTGTCTTGTATAGACAATGGCAGGCACTTTATGGTTCTTTGAGTTAGGGAAATAGTTTTGATTACTTTAAATAACTTATATCCATTAACCTGACTTGTGCTCAAATTTCATTGTATCTGAATTCTTAACATGCCAAAGACAGCAGTCCCAGAGAAGGGATATAGAGTTGACAAGCAATAAGCCTTTGAAGCATGGTTGGAGGCTTTGGTCTTAAAAACTGAAGGGAGTCTTTGTTTTCATGGTAACTGGAAATAAAAGAATAGCTGAACATTTGTAATcgtgtttttcaaaattatactaataacTGTTAGGTGGGGGTACCTCTTACCTGCAAACTGCTTCTATCTGGCCATCTGAGGACTGTTACACTAGCAAGACTCAAAGTTTCAGCTGCCTTTTTTGGATACAACATTGGAgtttggattgatttactaaCATTCTGCAGGAAAAAATGGTGCGGAATTGACTTGTGATTATTTTGCATATCTAGCTAACCTCACTTTTGAACATTGTGAAACCTAATATAGCTATCCTTCTAGGAGCTTCAGGTGATTGTACTGAGAGGCTTTCTTCAAAGTGTATAAAAGCATGAGTTGCTTGTATGGAGGTAAGCTGATTATTCTTGTAAACCTTGGTTTGATCTAAATTCCCCAAATAAGAAGTCCTTGTTCAATTTCAAGTTCTCTTTCAATTGAACTCCACTTCTATTTacagttttcatttttaactaatcTTGGATATTCAAGTCTTATTATGGGATATAATCTCTTTGCCATGCCCTGTTCACATCTCTTGTATTTTCGATCTTTTCTTGTTGAAATTCACTTGCATTAGTAACTATTTGCATGCTGGATGCAGTTTGGCTTTCCGACTCAAATAATGTATCTGTTTCTTATCCGAGGAGGTAGATGGGTACCATTTGAGAATGGTACCAATCCTAGAAGGTATGAAGAGATTACCAGCATGCATGTAAAGAACCCATACTTGAAAAGTTCAAGCAAAACCTCTCTGTTCGTGCAAGAGCAACGGTGATCGTCTGGGGAAAGATATCTCTGAATTGAGTTGTTGGTCCGAGCTGGAAGATACTTGCGGCAATTGAATTGAACTGACCCCTCATTCCTGAAGAGCAATGCTGAATAACAAATCAGCGTTTTCTCATACTATTGTTTCTATTCATAGAATGCTTGCTCCAATGGAGAAACCAATGATGACTGCATACACAAAGAACTCAATATCTTACCGTATGTTTAGGGTCTTCATTTTAAgtaaatttcatcatttttattaaggTTTCTTGAATTAGTTTGCAATTTGCATTTGTCTTCCACACAGAAGGAATCTCAGTATGCAGGGAGGTGTAACTTATTATCAACACCTTGTTCATTTGTTacgattaaaaaaataaataatttttaagataatatttaaaataagagaaagagaaaaaatattaattataaataaatcactatttaaaaaaatacttttcacTATTTGCAAATAATGGGAGATATATGGAAGTTAGTGagtagaaaaaagaaaaaaaaaaaaaacgtaaaGAAATAAGGGAGACATCAAAAAGTTGctctcacttaatatatagtatggATATTGTGGTGCCACCCCACCCGACCCCCCACCCTTGATAATTTGAGACTTTGTTGAAGAAGAAACTCAAAGAATCATTCCAACTTGAGCGAAGAGACTATTAAACTCTGAAGCTTGTTTGTGGggatatatattgaattttacatGCAGGGCAACGACATATCTCAATACTGTGATTATTTGTAACTGAAATTGCTTGTTaaaatgcttttattttaactaaGGTGACATTAATGTCGAAATTGCTGTGGCTTTCAagattgtatataattttcttatgaaTGCACAGAATTGGACACATACATTTTGATATGGGCATCAATAATGCCTACAAGACTCTTTCAAAACCTTTTCTATCTTAGTTTTCATcaccaatataaattaaatattggagAAAAGAGAATCATAAAAGTAGTAAAAGCGAGAGACAATCAGTTGGattgcaagaaaataataataagtactaGTTATGCAAACACACTGAATatgtacatttttattatttttatgtaattatataaaacaaataagataaatataataagtaacCCGTCACAActgaaattatttaagatattttttttataaattttaaatgtgcacaaataaaatattttataaaaattaaaaaaatgtaatttatctaatGGTAAATAGGGTATTTAGATTAATATACATTACCGTACTGAAGGAAAACGTATACGTATGTAGACGTATCAAAATCTACGATTTGCAGTTGGGATGTGAGAATAATTTGGTATGGTGAGTACATAGGTAGTGTATAAACCTCGGCGAGTACGGAGACTGCTGGTTGAGGGAAGGGGAGAAATTTCAAGACGCTGATATGGAGGAGGGCCAGCAATCTAAAAGGGTACTCTtttgatcttttcttttttcttttctcttggTAAATCTGTGGAATTTCTTGTGATTTTAGTcctcttttgtttgtttctttttgttgtgcCGTTCTAGGTGTTTGACGAAATGATTGCTCATTTAGTTTTCTACCTGAATTTTAGTGTAAATcagttgttttctttcttttttatgaaatggGCACTTCCAACTActctatttttcaataaaatccaATGAATCTGATTTCTGCTGCTCTGGTCAATTCCATTTTTGTCTCATTTTTCATCAATGTCTagttgtttgatgaaatgcgCCACAGGCCCACTTTATTCTTGGAACTTATTTTACAGAATTCCACGAATCTAACACTTTTCTGTCTGTccatatctttttctttcttttcttggtttaCTGAACAATCTCAAGACCTTGGATCAAAACGATGTATTTCTCGGTTGCTTTAAGCTAAATTCTTAGTTTcagttgataaaaattatgtttgatCAATGCGTTTCTTGTAACAGCATTCGGTAAATACTAGCAATTTCATTGACATATGGAGTGTGCAATGTGGGGAATGCTTCAAATGGAGGGTGATACCAACTCAAGAAGAGTTTGAAGAAATCAGAAGCACATTTGCAGAAGACCCCTTTGTTTGCAGCAAGAAACCTGGCATTTCCTGCGATGATCCGGCTGATATAGAGTACGATGACTCCAGGACTTGGGTCATCGACAAGCCCAACCTTCCCAAATGCCCTGCCGGTTTCAGGAGGAAATTGGTTATGCGGAAAGATTTCTCCAAAATGGACTGCTATTACGACAGCCCAAATGGGAAAAGACTTAGGTCCTTGGCTGAAGTTGCCAGGTTCTTGGACAAGTATCCTGAGTACAAGGAGGACGTCTTAGTCTCAGATTTCAGCTTCACTCCTCCAAAGATCATGGAGGATACTATTCCTCCCGATTTAGTGAAGAAGGCGTGATTTAACAGGAATTGGTTATGGGTGTGTCTGCTTCCATTTATTGCTGTTGTAAATCGTTCCCCCTTTGTCTTACAGAAGAACTGTATACATTTTAACTTAGAAATAACTAAGACATCAGGTTCCATTTGATATATGGCATTGACTATTTCTGAAGGACAAGTTGTTTCTGCATCGTAAGTTCTTCAATTCCTAACCTTTGCAAAACTTTGTACAATGTCAATATTATATGTCAATTGCACAAGACTGAACCCTGTATTTCGTGGTGGCCCAGAGAATAGGGGATG includes:
- the LOC105163218 gene encoding methyl-CpG-binding domain-containing protein 4-like codes for the protein MEEGQQSKRHSVNTSNFIDIWSVQCGECFKWRVIPTQEEFEEIRSTFAEDPFVCSKKPGISCDDPADIEYDDSRTWVIDKPNLPKCPAGFRRKLVMRKDFSKMDCYYDSPNGKRLRSLAEVARFLDKYPEYKEDVLVSDFSFTPPKIMEDTIPPDLVKKA
- the LOC105163217 gene encoding methyl-CpG-binding domain-containing protein 4-like → MDSPTEEEKPCTTEDKTQRTKRISEVLCTPESQVKKTKRISKRSPVLKNTIDTWAAQCKECCKWRVIPTQEEYEEIRRKFTEDPFTCNKKHNVSCDDPSDLEYGGERIWVIDKPNIPKTPIGFQRGLVLRKDYSKMDCYYVTPNGKKLRASTEVAAFLGEHPEYKDVSEADFSFSTPRIMADTLPQNVAGKKGSSGQVD